One part of the Aerosakkonema funiforme FACHB-1375 genome encodes these proteins:
- a CDS encoding tetratricopeptide repeat protein produces the protein MWSVAGPVSGQALVPHTLQLDSAQLEQQGISLAQEAAQLAQFQQYEVALSRARLATQLAPKNYQAWFLLGGLYLQTNQADKGIDALRQARSLKPDEPSILFAIGSAYFQQEKYQDAIASLQEGLKLKPDSAEALFDLGNSYYRLKKFPDAIAQYQKAVSSDGKFWPAINNIGLIKYEQGDMQGAIKQWEAALAIEKEAAEPKLAIAVALYTKGDREQGLAMAEAALKTDDRYGDVEFLKENLWGEKLIRDTQKLIETPRIQATLAQSQSQTERKPSN, from the coding sequence ATGTGGAGTGTGGCTGGGCCAGTTTCTGGACAGGCACTCGTACCCCACACACTGCAACTCGATTCGGCTCAGCTGGAGCAGCAGGGCATCAGTCTGGCACAAGAAGCTGCACAATTAGCACAATTTCAACAATACGAAGTAGCTTTGTCGCGAGCAAGGCTGGCAACGCAGCTAGCTCCCAAAAATTATCAAGCTTGGTTCCTCTTAGGCGGCTTGTATTTACAAACAAATCAGGCGGACAAAGGAATTGACGCCTTGCGGCAGGCAAGGTCTCTCAAACCTGACGAACCATCAATTTTGTTCGCAATCGGGTCGGCTTATTTTCAACAAGAGAAGTACCAAGACGCGATCGCTTCCCTGCAAGAAGGTTTGAAGCTCAAACCTGACTCAGCAGAAGCTTTATTTGACTTAGGGAACTCTTATTATCGCTTAAAGAAGTTTCCGGATGCGATCGCCCAGTATCAAAAAGCAGTCTCATCTGATGGCAAATTCTGGCCTGCGATTAACAACATCGGACTGATTAAATACGAACAGGGCGATATGCAAGGAGCAATTAAACAGTGGGAAGCCGCCCTCGCGATTGAAAAAGAAGCGGCAGAACCCAAACTGGCTATAGCCGTTGCGCTTTATACTAAAGGCGATCGCGAACAGGGTTTGGCAATGGCAGAAGCAGCTCTGAAAACAGACGATCGCTATGGGGATGTAGAGTTTTTGAAAGAAAATCTCTGGGGCGAAAAACTGATAAGAGATACTCAAAAACTCATAGAAACTCCCAGAATACAAGCTACCCTCGCTCAAAGTCAAAGTCAAACAGAGCGAAAACCGTCTAATTAG
- a CDS encoding hybrid sensor histidine kinase/response regulator, translated as MTYKLLFVDDESDLESLITQKFRKKVRAAEYQLIFARNGQEALQKVQEYPDLDMVLTDINMPIMDGLALVAKLNDMVPTLKTVVISAYSDIKNIRKAMNSGAFDFLTKPIDFEDLEITINKTLAHVKQLRENLRDRQEKEEALRQSEACAREKAAQLELALEELQRTQAMLIQSEKMSSLGQIVAGVAHEINNPVNFIYGNLDHVSAYIQSIIDLFELYQQCYPNPDPKIRALIEEKEFDFVWEDLPKILSSMKVGADRIRKIVLTLRNFSRLDEAEMKQVNIHEGIDSTLVILQNRLKTKSDSPTIEIIKEYGDLPFLECYAGQLNQVFMNVLSNAIDALQEQMKELPVSYPSPCIWISTSVLNRDWVRIIIKDNGPGINNCIKGQLFQPFFTTKEPGKGTGLGLAISYQIIVEKHGGRIQCLSKPGEGAEFAIDIPVRQSARVQLKAS; from the coding sequence ATGACTTATAAACTGCTATTTGTTGATGATGAGTCGGACTTAGAATCCCTGATAACGCAAAAATTTAGAAAAAAAGTACGGGCAGCAGAATATCAACTTATTTTTGCCCGGAATGGTCAAGAAGCCCTCCAAAAAGTGCAAGAATATCCAGACTTGGATATGGTGCTGACGGACATTAATATGCCGATTATGGATGGCTTGGCTTTGGTGGCTAAACTTAATGATATGGTTCCGACGCTCAAAACAGTAGTAATATCAGCCTATAGCGATATAAAAAATATCAGAAAGGCGATGAATAGCGGGGCTTTTGATTTTTTAACTAAGCCGATAGATTTTGAAGATTTAGAGATTACGATTAACAAAACACTGGCTCACGTAAAACAGTTAAGAGAAAACTTGCGCGACCGCCAAGAAAAAGAAGAAGCATTGCGGCAATCGGAAGCTTGCGCTAGAGAAAAAGCAGCGCAGCTAGAACTTGCCTTGGAAGAATTGCAGCGTACCCAAGCGATGTTGATCCAAAGCGAAAAAATGTCTAGTCTCGGTCAAATCGTTGCTGGTGTGGCGCACGAGATCAACAACCCCGTGAATTTCATTTACGGGAACCTCGATCATGTGAGCGCATATATTCAATCCATTATCGATTTATTCGAGCTTTATCAACAGTGTTATCCAAACCCAGACCCGAAAATTCGTGCTTTGATTGAAGAGAAGGAATTTGACTTTGTTTGGGAAGATTTACCTAAAATCTTATCTTCCATGAAAGTTGGTGCCGATCGGATTCGCAAAATTGTTTTGACGTTGCGGAACTTCTCCAGACTTGACGAAGCTGAAATGAAGCAAGTCAATATTCACGAAGGTATCGATAGTACGCTCGTTATTTTGCAGAATCGTCTCAAAACTAAATCCGATAGTCCAACTATCGAAATTATCAAAGAATATGGAGATTTACCTTTTTTGGAATGTTATGCCGGACAACTAAATCAGGTATTTATGAACGTTTTGAGTAATGCCATTGATGCGCTTCAGGAACAGATGAAAGAATTGCCTGTTTCGTATCCCTCGCCTTGTATCTGGATTAGTACTTCCGTTCTTAATCGGGATTGGGTAAGAATTATTATAAAAGATAATGGGCCTGGGATTAACAATTGTATAAAAGGGCAACTATTCCAGCCATTTTTTACGACAAAAGAGCCAGGTAAAGGTACTGGTTTGGGATTAGCTATCAGTTATCAAATAATTGTAGAAAAACACGGCGGAAGAATACAGTGCCTGTCAAAACCGGGAGAGGGAGCGGAGTTTGCGATCGATATCCCTGTGCGACAGAGCGCTCGCGTACAATTAAAAGCAAGTTAA
- a CDS encoding sensor histidine kinase, translating to METLDLEFLIEDLPKILSSMKVGVDRIRHIVLSLCNFSRLNEADMKPVDIHDGLENALLILQHRLQANEERPAIQVIKEYGNLPLVRCYAAELNQVFMNILANAIDTLDNFYVQPPFDNIPNHSPSITIRTFIIAENYRIAIEIGDNGTGMAPGVKERIFEPFFTTKSIGNGTGLGLYVSYQIVVEKHGGMLNCLSALGQGTKFCIEIPSGCNSNAKTI from the coding sequence ATGGAAACGCTCGATTTAGAATTTTTGATTGAAGACTTACCCAAAATTCTGAGTTCGATGAAAGTAGGTGTCGATCGCATTCGCCATATTGTCTTATCTCTGTGTAACTTTTCCCGCTTAAATGAAGCAGACATGAAGCCTGTTGATATTCACGATGGGCTAGAAAACGCGCTGTTGATTTTACAGCATCGACTGCAAGCAAACGAAGAACGTCCTGCTATTCAAGTGATTAAAGAGTACGGAAATCTACCTTTAGTTAGATGTTATGCAGCCGAACTCAACCAAGTGTTTATGAATATCCTGGCGAATGCGATCGATACCTTGGATAATTTCTACGTACAACCGCCTTTTGATAATATCCCTAACCACTCTCCGTCCATAACCATTCGTACTTTTATAATTGCAGAAAATTACCGTATCGCCATTGAAATAGGAGATAATGGAACAGGAATGGCTCCAGGGGTAAAAGAACGGATTTTTGAACCTTTCTTCACTACCAAATCTATAGGTAATGGTACGGGTTTGGGTTTGTACGTCAGCTACCAAATTGTGGTGGAAAAGCACGGTGGAATGTTGAATTGTTTGTCAGCATTGGGCCAAGGAACAAAGTTCTGTATAGAAATTCCGAGCGGGTGTAATTCTAATGCTAAAACTATCTAA
- a CDS encoding response regulator, protein MKVMVVDDEEDIQFLFKQKFRREIKDGKIEFNFALSAEAALDYLQKQGEASVVLLLSDINMPGMNGLELLKIIKTNYKSLKVIMITAYGDENTYQKAIAYGANDYVNKPINFDNLKRLVFGEI, encoded by the coding sequence ATGAAAGTTATGGTTGTAGATGATGAGGAAGATATCCAATTTTTGTTCAAGCAAAAATTTAGAAGAGAAATCAAAGATGGAAAAATAGAATTTAATTTTGCTTTGTCGGCAGAAGCGGCGCTAGATTACCTACAAAAACAGGGAGAAGCGTCGGTTGTATTGCTCCTTTCAGATATCAATATGCCAGGAATGAATGGGCTGGAACTCCTAAAAATAATCAAAACCAATTACAAGAGTTTAAAAGTTATTATGATCACGGCTTATGGAGACGAAAATACTTATCAAAAGGCAATTGCTTATGGAGCAAATGATTATGTCAATAAGCCGATTAATTTTGACAATTTGAAACGTCTAGTTTTTGGGGAGATCTAG
- a CDS encoding ATP-binding protein yields MSRETQPESWKGFQSEEDRPFLGGKHNLGSPMRLQRTLSPLETWGFGLTAIINWVGLIPIIDAAIGPNAILVWLPGVFMGAMLNLQVRRLGEHFPDMAGGTPNYTTRLLRKYPFLGRYAASGYWLAWVASTPIYAIVMAQLIEVNLKQAGLTFPNKLLEIAFTILPLILTFSGTRALSIAHLFFAIPAFLLLLIFNIQGFLWLAFAPNSPGLFPDSWPPLSFVDWMKWFYFAAFSFYSCETSSSFVADSRNPSETTKFLKISAYLIPTMFLGGCWVMMRLADAPDLGGDAFLNLSAAAQPLWGSSASSLAIFIVAASCLLSYATVVSNCPRITYQLAIDGHISPVFGVVSRRGVFGPGLIPVLVLGLLCLFWVNLDRLVVFANVGVVSCTMLFHLGIWLNRGKPEARWPWLSLGIFLVDAMMLTVGGFASGQQDFFLGLLVPAGILAIDLVIRRISLAPFHRSWWIRLYRKQAKSQIADFVGFQVLILILLICSAVAIGWFSGIRLSVNSPSGSNLLLVLLLCVAFTGVAIACWTSLPQVISMDESREAAEQLFNIALDAIVVLDENGIIRQVNPAAEQLFGLTYTQLLGTHLQTLLPQLAADPNDWPTRSEQTPSHFDGTSRILEVAISNRFSRDASQTNRDLQQYVAIVRDITERKQAQEVLEKANEQLEIKVLERTTELSQTVEQLQREIVERQRVEENLRAMQSQIIVQEKLASLGSLTAGIAHEIRNPLNFVNNFAEVSSELIEELVAEIENHTEQLGAETSDYITEIFSDLKQNLHKINHHGQRAESIVSNMLLHSRGERGHWQATDINSLLAEYVNLAYHGMRAKDASFNITIESDCDPEIGEVEVVPQDISRVFLNIINNACYSTHKKKQEIGDEFSPHLLVKTKNMGERVEIRIRDNGKGIKLEVLDKIFNPFFTTKPAGEGTGLGLSISHDIVVQQHRGEMKVETEPESYAEFIIKLPKKSIKSMEVQQ; encoded by the coding sequence ATGTCAAGAGAAACCCAACCGGAGTCTTGGAAAGGCTTCCAATCAGAAGAAGATCGGCCTTTTCTAGGTGGAAAGCACAACCTGGGATCGCCCATGCGCCTCCAGCGCACCCTCAGTCCCCTGGAAACTTGGGGCTTTGGCCTCACGGCGATTATCAATTGGGTGGGCTTGATTCCCATCATTGATGCCGCCATAGGGCCGAATGCCATATTAGTCTGGCTTCCCGGTGTATTCATGGGTGCGATGCTCAACCTTCAGGTGAGGCGGCTGGGCGAACATTTTCCAGACATGGCGGGGGGAACGCCTAACTACACGACTCGACTGCTGAGGAAATATCCGTTTTTGGGTCGCTATGCTGCCAGTGGATATTGGTTAGCTTGGGTTGCTTCCACACCAATTTACGCGATCGTAATGGCTCAACTGATTGAGGTAAATTTAAAACAAGCTGGGTTAACTTTTCCGAACAAATTATTGGAAATTGCCTTCACCATTCTGCCGTTAATCTTAACCTTCAGCGGTACACGCGCCTTGAGCATCGCTCATTTATTTTTTGCTATACCGGCATTTTTACTATTACTAATTTTTAATATTCAAGGTTTTCTATGGTTAGCCTTTGCGCCAAATAGTCCCGGCCTTTTTCCCGATAGTTGGCCTCCGTTAAGCTTTGTAGATTGGATGAAGTGGTTTTATTTTGCTGCCTTTAGCTTTTACTCGTGCGAAACTTCTTCTTCCTTTGTGGCAGATAGCCGTAACCCCAGCGAGACGACCAAGTTTCTCAAAATTTCGGCTTACTTGATTCCAACAATGTTTTTGGGAGGTTGCTGGGTGATGATGCGCCTAGCCGATGCTCCCGATTTAGGTGGTGACGCCTTTTTAAATCTATCAGCTGCTGCACAACCTCTTTGGGGTAGTAGTGCTAGTTCTCTAGCCATTTTCATCGTAGCGGCTAGTTGTCTGCTGAGTTACGCTACAGTTGTTTCTAACTGCCCTCGCATTACCTACCAATTGGCTATAGATGGGCATATCTCCCCCGTATTTGGGGTTGTCTCTCGTCGTGGAGTATTCGGCCCAGGTCTGATTCCAGTTTTGGTTCTGGGTTTACTGTGCCTATTTTGGGTAAATCTAGACCGACTGGTGGTCTTCGCCAACGTGGGAGTGGTATCGTGTACGATGCTTTTCCATTTGGGAATCTGGCTTAACCGAGGCAAGCCAGAAGCGAGGTGGCCTTGGTTGTCGCTGGGTATTTTCCTTGTGGATGCGATGATGCTAACTGTGGGAGGATTTGCTTCCGGTCAGCAAGACTTTTTTCTGGGACTGCTAGTTCCTGCTGGAATTTTGGCAATTGACTTGGTTATCCGTCGTATTTCTCTTGCGCCTTTTCATCGGAGTTGGTGGATTCGTCTTTACCGCAAGCAAGCGAAAAGCCAGATCGCAGACTTTGTAGGGTTTCAGGTACTGATTTTAATTTTACTAATCTGTAGCGCCGTCGCAATTGGTTGGTTCTCCGGCATCAGATTAAGTGTAAATTCTCCTAGCGGCTCGAATCTTTTGTTAGTTTTGCTGCTATGTGTAGCTTTTACGGGTGTAGCGATCGCCTGTTGGACAAGTTTACCCCAAGTTATCTCGATGGATGAGTCGCGAGAAGCAGCAGAACAACTTTTTAACATTGCCTTGGATGCTATTGTTGTCCTGGATGAAAACGGTATAATTCGTCAAGTTAATCCAGCTGCCGAACAGTTATTTGGATTGACCTATACTCAATTGCTTGGAACTCACTTGCAGACGTTACTGCCGCAATTGGCGGCTGACCCAAATGATTGGCCTACGCGCAGCGAACAAACCCCCAGCCACTTCGATGGCACCTCACGCATCCTGGAAGTTGCCATTTCAAACCGATTCTCCCGCGATGCTTCCCAAACGAATCGAGATTTGCAACAATATGTTGCGATCGTGCGCGACATCACCGAGCGCAAGCAAGCACAGGAAGTACTGGAAAAAGCTAACGAACAGTTAGAAATCAAAGTTTTGGAACGGACAACAGAGCTTTCTCAGACTGTTGAGCAATTGCAAAGGGAAATTGTCGAGCGTCAGCGGGTGGAAGAAAATCTCAGAGCTATGCAAAGTCAGATTATCGTACAAGAAAAGCTCGCTTCTCTGGGAAGTTTAACGGCGGGAATTGCCCACGAAATCAGAAATCCTTTGAACTTCGTCAATAATTTCGCTGAAGTTTCCTCTGAATTAATTGAAGAATTAGTTGCAGAAATTGAAAATCATACAGAGCAATTGGGAGCGGAAACAAGCGATTATATAACCGAAATTTTCAGCGACCTCAAACAAAATCTCCATAAAATCAATCATCACGGTCAAAGAGCAGAAAGCATTGTCAGCAATATGCTTCTGCATTCTCGCGGCGAACGCGGTCACTGGCAAGCAACGGATATAAATAGTTTATTGGCAGAGTATGTGAATTTGGCTTATCACGGGATGCGTGCTAAGGATGCTTCTTTTAACATTACCATAGAAAGTGACTGCGATCCTGAAATTGGCGAGGTTGAAGTTGTACCCCAAGACATTAGCCGGGTTTTCCTTAATATTATTAACAACGCTTGCTACTCAACCCATAAAAAGAAACAAGAAATAGGCGATGAGTTTTCACCGCATCTGCTTGTGAAAACTAAAAATATGGGAGAGCGCGTCGAAATTCGCATTCGCGATAACGGCAAAGGCATAAAACTAGAAGTTTTAGATAAAATTTTCAACCCATTCTTCACGACGAAACCAGCAGGAGAAGGAACTGGTCTGGGTTTATCTATCAGCCACGATATTGTCGTTCAACAGCATAGGGGAGAGATGAAGGTAGAAACAGAACCGGAAAGTTATGCCGAGTTCATTATAAAATTACCCAAAAAGTCAATCAAAAGTATGGAGGTTCAGCAATGA
- a CDS encoding diguanylate cyclase domain-containing protein codes for MFKWLFNKFKYLQVEQNLKRQNQSLQLLEAITLKICQSLNLEDILQTAVTEVRKFLRCDRLLVYRLWLDGTGSAVAESVDPKYLPILGQTFPSEVFPVEIHQHYCQGHIKAIGDIKQASISRCLIEFLQQFNVKAKLVVPILFQSKLWGLLIAHQCQKPRQWSTFEIELLQQLANRLSIAVSQAELVEALRLSEDRYALAMQASNDGLWDWDLKTDRVYFSPRWKALLGYGESEIGSSIEEWWNRLHPQAQAQIKAQMTEYLASQTRHDFSTQFISEHQIQHRDGTYRWVLVRGLPKRGSDGKIERIVGSLSDITGRKQAEHQLHLLESVVVNANDAVVITEAEPINEPGPRILYVNQAFSRMTGYSAEEVLGKTPRILQGPKTDRANCAKIRAALKAWQPVRAEFINYCKDGSEFWVELNIAPVADKTGWYTHWIAIQREITERKRAEDAFGQQTKREQLVAQIAQRIRRSLQLSDILNTTVTEVRQFLGCDRVLIYRLWTDGTGSAVTEAVAPCWQPILGRTFPAEVFPVEYRDLYKQGRTRAIANVETETITPCLVEFLHELQVKAKLVVSLMQGDALWGLLIAHHCTESRAWQPFEVDLLASLATQLAIAIQQAELYDRLQEANQELEHLAKLDSLTGVANRRRFDEYLDQIWLQMAGEHKLLSLVLCDIDCFKLYNDTYGHQAGDHCIQQVAKAISRAVERPTDLVARYGGEEFAVILTNTGVEGAVSVAEKIRAEVEALKIVHATSGIGEYVTLSLGVASTMPASTSSIAMLVALADEALYQAKKRGRNQVIVYSPPVRGCGNK; via the coding sequence ATGTTTAAATGGCTCTTTAATAAATTTAAATATCTACAAGTTGAGCAGAATTTAAAACGCCAAAATCAATCTCTACAATTGCTGGAAGCTATCACACTTAAAATTTGTCAATCGTTGAACTTGGAAGATATTCTCCAGACTGCGGTGACGGAGGTACGTAAATTTTTAAGGTGCGATCGTTTGTTAGTCTATCGATTGTGGCTAGATGGCACTGGCAGTGCTGTGGCAGAGTCTGTCGATCCTAAATATCTGCCGATTTTAGGACAAACATTTCCATCTGAAGTTTTTCCAGTGGAAATTCATCAGCACTACTGCCAGGGACACATTAAAGCGATCGGAGACATCAAACAAGCTTCGATATCGAGATGCCTAATCGAATTTCTCCAACAGTTTAACGTCAAAGCAAAGCTGGTTGTGCCAATACTGTTCCAGTCAAAACTTTGGGGGTTACTGATAGCTCACCAGTGTCAAAAACCACGCCAGTGGTCAACATTTGAGATCGAACTCCTGCAACAGTTAGCCAATCGTCTCAGTATAGCTGTCTCTCAAGCCGAACTGGTCGAAGCGCTGCGGCTGAGCGAAGATCGGTATGCTCTTGCCATGCAAGCAAGCAACGATGGCCTTTGGGATTGGGATCTCAAAACCGATCGAGTTTACTTTTCTCCCCGCTGGAAAGCCCTGCTGGGGTATGGAGAATCTGAAATTGGCTCTAGCATTGAAGAGTGGTGGAATCGGCTGCATCCTCAAGCGCAAGCACAAATCAAAGCTCAAATGACTGAGTATCTTGCCAGCCAAACACGGCACGATTTCAGCACTCAGTTTATCAGCGAGCATCAGATCCAGCACCGAGATGGCACCTACCGTTGGGTGCTGGTGCGAGGGCTGCCGAAGCGAGGAAGCGATGGCAAGATTGAGCGCATTGTCGGTTCTTTAAGTGACATAACTGGCCGCAAACAAGCAGAACACCAGTTACATTTGCTCGAATCGGTCGTCGTGAACGCTAATGATGCTGTTGTGATTACTGAAGCTGAGCCGATTAACGAACCCGGGCCTCGAATTTTATATGTCAACCAAGCTTTTTCTCGGATGACTGGCTACAGTGCAGAAGAGGTATTGGGCAAAACTCCGCGTATTCTTCAAGGCCCCAAAACTGACCGGGCAAACTGTGCCAAGATTCGGGCAGCACTGAAGGCATGGCAGCCAGTGAGAGCGGAATTTATTAACTACTGTAAGGATGGGTCTGAGTTTTGGGTAGAACTCAATATTGCACCGGTTGCCGATAAAACTGGGTGGTATACGCATTGGATCGCGATTCAACGAGAGATTACTGAGCGTAAGCGAGCCGAGGACGCTTTTGGACAGCAAACCAAACGCGAGCAACTTGTCGCTCAAATCGCTCAACGCATTCGCCGATCGTTACAACTATCGGATATTCTCAATACGACTGTGACGGAAGTGCGCCAATTTTTGGGGTGCGATCGGGTGTTAATTTACCGCCTCTGGACGGATGGCACAGGCAGTGCTGTTACGGAGGCAGTTGCGCCCTGTTGGCAACCAATTTTGGGGCGTACTTTCCCCGCCGAAGTTTTTCCCGTCGAGTACCGCGATCTGTACAAACAAGGACGCACTCGTGCCATTGCCAATGTCGAAACTGAAACCATCACTCCATGCCTTGTTGAGTTTTTGCATGAGTTACAGGTGAAGGCAAAGCTTGTGGTGTCGCTTATGCAAGGAGACGCCCTGTGGGGATTGCTGATTGCCCATCACTGTACGGAGTCAAGAGCTTGGCAACCGTTTGAGGTTGACTTGCTTGCTTCATTAGCAACCCAACTAGCGATCGCCATTCAGCAAGCCGAACTCTACGATCGACTCCAAGAAGCCAATCAAGAGTTGGAACATTTAGCCAAGTTGGATAGTTTAACTGGGGTGGCGAATCGTCGTCGCTTTGATGAGTATCTCGACCAAATCTGGTTGCAAATGGCAGGGGAACACAAGCTCTTATCGCTAGTTTTGTGCGACATTGATTGTTTCAAGCTTTACAACGACACTTACGGGCATCAAGCAGGTGACCATTGCATCCAACAGGTGGCAAAAGCGATTAGCCGCGCCGTCGAACGCCCAACTGATTTGGTCGCTCGCTATGGTGGCGAGGAATTTGCTGTGATTTTGACCAATACTGGAGTGGAAGGGGCAGTATCGGTCGCAGAAAAGATTCGCGCTGAAGTTGAGGCGCTCAAAATTGTTCATGCTACTTCCGGTATCGGGGAATACGTTACCCTCAGCTTGGGGGTTGCCAGTACCATGCCTGCCTCGACTTCTTCGATCGCGATGCTCGTTGCACTGGCGGATGAAGCATTGTATCAGGCGAAGAAGCGGGGGCGCAATCAGGTAATAGTTTACTCTCCCCCAGTACGGGGGTGCGGTAATAAGTAG
- a CDS encoding EAL domain-containing protein, producing the protein MTKVLYYLRKAELDYELKEDGQCLAIELEEIQTETCVNTLAGILTQNELKNTRALFMADTKAPELRDCARTTSLARLTRLNQSGWLLDLLAADRVTCQFQPIVSAQDTSDIFGHEALLRGIAPNGSFIPPGPMFSSATEAGILVQLDLIARRTAIRETKRHQIKEHIFINFSPTSIYDPTSCLRSTMQAIDEAGISHEQIVFEVVESHQPQDTEHLKGILNIYREAGFCMALDDFGAGGSNLNLLHQLRPDFIKLDMSLIRNVQADSYKAFVTEKILELASHLNIQTIAEGIESPEELDWVRQRGATFVQGYLISQPTTFPLIAPPQITTSSPAVG; encoded by the coding sequence ATGACGAAAGTCCTCTACTACCTGCGTAAAGCCGAGCTGGACTACGAACTCAAGGAGGACGGGCAGTGTCTTGCCATTGAGTTGGAAGAAATCCAAACAGAAACTTGCGTTAATACCTTAGCTGGTATTCTGACGCAAAATGAGTTGAAAAACACGCGGGCATTGTTCATGGCGGACACCAAAGCCCCGGAACTTCGCGATTGCGCTCGCACAACTTCCTTGGCTCGTCTCACTCGTCTTAACCAGTCGGGTTGGTTGCTCGACTTGCTAGCAGCCGATCGAGTTACCTGTCAATTTCAGCCGATCGTCTCTGCTCAAGACACCTCGGATATTTTCGGTCACGAAGCCTTACTCCGTGGAATCGCTCCCAATGGGAGCTTTATTCCTCCCGGCCCAATGTTCTCATCAGCAACAGAAGCAGGTATCTTAGTTCAGCTCGATCTGATCGCTAGGCGCACGGCAATTCGCGAGACCAAGCGACACCAAATCAAAGAACACATTTTTATCAACTTTTCTCCCACATCGATTTACGATCCTACTTCCTGCTTACGCTCGACAATGCAAGCTATTGATGAAGCGGGCATTTCTCACGAACAGATCGTTTTCGAGGTTGTTGAGTCTCATCAGCCTCAAGATACCGAACATCTCAAAGGGATTCTCAACATCTACCGAGAAGCGGGTTTTTGTATGGCGTTGGATGATTTTGGCGCAGGGGGTTCCAATCTCAACTTGCTGCACCAACTGCGTCCCGATTTTATTAAACTTGATATGAGCCTGATTCGCAATGTGCAAGCAGACTCTTATAAAGCTTTCGTTACTGAGAAAATACTAGAACTGGCCAGTCACTTGAATATTCAAACGATCGCTGAAGGCATCGAATCGCCTGAAGAACTGGATTGGGTCAGACAGCGAGGTGCAACCTTTGTTCAGGGTTATCTGATTAGCCAACCGACGACTTTTCCGCTGATCGCTCCACCTCAAATTACAACAAGCTCCCCGGCAGTTGGGTAA